The sequence below is a genomic window from Wyeomyia smithii strain HCP4-BCI-WySm-NY-G18 chromosome 1, ASM2978416v1, whole genome shotgun sequence.
CTGATTATATCTTCTCTTCTTAGGAGTAAAGCCTAGGTTACCCAAGCTGTTATACAGTACTGGATTCTGTTTCAACTTGTTCAATAACTTATTGTCGGTCATGGTGTTTTGACGAAGAGTTTTAATACAACGTTTGTACATACGAATAGTTTCTTTGCTTTTACGTACAGTCTGTGCCCGCCTAGCACTGGTGCGTTTACTTATTCGTAAATCTAGTTTGAGTTGCCTCACTTCTAGTTCCAATAGTTTTCGCATCTCTTTTTCCTGTTCGTATTGATATCTAAAGTTCAagctttgaatattttcttcgtcgttTCCAGAGGACGGACTCACTTCACAGATCTGATCGAAATTGTCCAGGTTACTGATTTCTTCTACATCAATTTCCTCCAGTGTTGTTGGTGTTATTTCAAGAATAACGACTGGGTTTGTTTCGCTTGGTATCGGGAGCTCTTCCATTGGATAATTAATAAAATCGTCGTGGAGGGCACTGTTGCCTTCTACGATCGGCTCGCACAAATCCACCTCATAGCTTGACCTCCGATCCTCTAAAGTATTGTCTACTAAATAGCTTTCATACACGACATATTCATCGTCGCCTCTCAGTATCGTTAATTCGTCAAGATACTCGTATTCGAAGAAATCTTCTCGTTGATCTAAGGCAACTTGGTGACCGTCGGACATGTACCGTTGAATTGCGTTTGTTGGGTTATCTGTCGGTGTTGGTATTGAGCCGGCTTTTAGTGTAGAATGTGTAAatgtaagcaaattttttatatcGCATAATGAATGATGACGTACCCTTTGTCTTTTCGGGAAGGATCACGCAGTGAGTCTAGTCCGAAGTGGTCtgaacacatttttttctgattcaatGCTGTGGGTCCATAGCTGTAAAATAATTGCTCTAAATAAGCAGACTTACAAAATTTCACCCATTCATAGCAGCTGTACAAAATACAAAggattgaaaaaacttttagTTCTTAGGGAGTGTTAGCAATTTACTCACATATTTTCGCAGGTCGGTAACTTATAGAACGATTTTCCACAGTTTTTGTTATCATTACTGGCACAGGAAATCACTTCACATTTTCTGCCCATTGCagtataaaaatgcaaaaatatcaaTCGACTAAGGTTAACAATCGGCTGATGACGAGTGGCGAAAACTGTCAGTCAGCTGTCACAAAGAGAATTGtcagtttcaatttttgacATAAGCGATCGCTTGCATTTGAAATGGCCGTTTTTCCTCGGTCAAAACTGAATCGTTTGAGTCACGTCGGTTCGTCGGtggtagaactacataaggttgtttgttaatTACTTACATTGTTGTATTCGAGAGTGATCAATTACAATCGACTctagttttaatttcaaatcattctAGGGCCATCACATTATTTAGTAGTTTTGGATAGAAGTTATCTACATTGAGGAGATAATCTATCGTTATTTTAGTGTATATCATTCGAAGAATTCGTGATCAGTCCCaaatgcaacaatgcaagtgCTACAACGAAAAATTATGTAGTTTTACGCCAGCCTTACGGTCGTGGTTTTGCacacaattcttctgttgttaAACTGAAAATTAGACGGCAGCCAAAGTTCACCGTAGGGATTGTCCATTCaataatggtgcttattacgggagtcacttcacggtgaaatcagagtgaagtgaacaaaatcctattacgggactcgcgtaagtgagaaaaacgtcgcaaagtgacatctgccgcggaatctaagttattggtgcttattacgggagtcacttcacggtgaaatatatttcactctcacgctcacttcacttttttagacctattctcgattccacctcaagtgaggtgacaaaattccAGTGAAactgagaataggacaagtgaaatgagattgtttcccagctcagaagtcccagaaagtcgtttttttccgattttttagataacaccagattttgacgtgttctgcatttctaagacattcggcatcaaaaaaatgtttttgcggtatcgaaaatttcctgaactactTTGCATTTCACCGTGAAGTTACTTCCGTAATAAGCACCGGGAATAgatctaaaaaagtgaagtgagtgtGAGAGTGAGATATATtttaccgtgaagtgactcccgtaataagcaccaataaaATGATTTGAACCGAAAGGCGACACGGAGGATCTGCCGCTGCCACTACCGCTGTCAAATTATGAATAAAGTGTAATGATTGAATAAACGAGAGAATGTGAACTCATCAAATTAAGTATTTAATTTGTCATAAAAAGGATAATTTGCTGTTTACTTTAATATCGAATATGatgctgattgcatctctgtgctTTCTACGACAGCGGAAATCAGACATTTTATACCTACCTACGGTTCTTCGAGCGCAGCAGAGTTGATGGTTCGCCAaaaaccgaagtttaccgaaattACACGAGTCAACCTAGCACATTAATTTCTGTGCACCATCAGCTGTTCATCTGAGTCGGTTCGAAACAATGAGTGAGCATTTTAGAACCGCTTTTAGATTTTGCCCATCcctactgctactggtacccgctACTATCAGTTACCGCTATCCACTACCACTACGGCTGCTGCTCACGACTACTTAGTAAGGACCGTCCTCTCGgtcatccactagtaaaatgattggtttgagcagaagaaGGGGGATcatatatagcccaaagagtgcattcctggTTTACTAGGTATATTACTCTTCAAATTCAGTATTTAGTTtgtccttaaaaggacaatttgttgtttaatataTTATCGAATATGATACTAATCGCATCTTTGGTTTATTCCCGACAGTAGTAATCAAGCACTTTTCTGATAAtacagtggaaagctgttttcacatcgATAATTAGTTGGCCGAGAGATTTGGATTGTCAACGTTTGTAGAATGCGATTGCTAGAATACGGCAGAGTTTTCACTGGAGGGAGTGCTGGCCAATGACCTATCGCTGATGCTGCTACCCGCTGCTGCTTAGTTGGACGCCTTCCTTAGTGGCCATTCACTTGTAAACTAATTGGTTTGAGCCGAAGCAGGCTGTTTTATAGCCATAAGAGGTTATTCCTACTTTTCTGAATATATAATTGAGTCGATCGTGCTTGGGTAGGCAAGCAtctagcgaccaatcagagatcgaaatttgcgtttcaacaaggcttgacaactttcagtagtgcaatagttcggatAATCAAATTACATTTTGTCGGATGCAtagataattttccaatcgattgctgcacgaacaaaggaaatccattgaaaacgaACCGAGTTATtggtatttgaaattggacatatttttcccgtttttcgttatcagattttcatttcacacctATATGTATCTGAACTTCTTGCGAGACGTAGTTCTACTACAAACAAACAGACGTAtcacgaaatttattttcgtggaTCATTGACCGTTATGGTCAATTAAAATGAGTTTCAGTTTTGCGAAATATTCCCGTCGCAGTGATGGTAGCTCTTATGTTTccctttgaactcagttgacagttgtcgcGCGCCGTGCTGCCAAAATAGCAGAAAGGCTGAAAATCTATCTTTAGCGGAATATGTCCAGAAGGTGGCGCACAAATGAGTAGGAATCACAATTTTCTTAGAATGTTGTACGGAGtgatacgtctgtttgtctggggttctacgtcaaaagcatAATAAATGTTTAGAACACGAATCGTATCGTATCGTATTTGTCTCTGAATTGCTCGTGATAAGGTATTTAATGCCTCACTAGAGCCGTCATGCtcagtctcgcgacggggctgcctgCTTAGATGTAGCTGGTGAGGCATTCCATATCTTTACCCGTCCACTACGAATTTGACGTAGTTATACGCGGGTCAATTGGGAAAACAAACGTGTATAAAAGCTTTTTTTCAGTTAACATATGACTCAGATTCCCTTCGTAACCGCAAGGTTGCAGAAGGGAACAGGTTCCGCTTTGGTAAGCCAtgggtcatgggttcgaatcttcaCAGTATCAGGGGCCATTCGA
It includes:
- the LOC129718563 gene encoding uncharacterized protein LOC129718563; translated protein: MSDGHQVALDQREDFFEYEYLDELTILRGDDEYVVYESYLVDNTLEDRRSSYEVDLCEPIVEGNSALHDDFINYPMEELPIPSETNPVVILEITPTTLEEIDVEEISNLDNFDQICEVSPSSGNDEENIQSLNFRYQYEQEKEMRKLLELEVRQLKLDLRISKRTSARRAQTVRKSKETIRMYKRCIKTLRQNTMTDNKLLNKLKQNPVLYNSLGNLGFTPKKRRYNQHAKKFALSTYLCGPRVYRMIQLSKVLCLPSKRTIKRWTQAVKMRPGLNQIILQRMKSEVECWSRLERIVVIAIDGMKIKSSLSYSAKNDFCYGFPDSGYERKVEKNNPQQLASEAVVVMVRGLYKKFKQGLGYFLTQHFGSR